One Gadus chalcogrammus isolate NIFS_2021 chromosome 4, NIFS_Gcha_1.0, whole genome shotgun sequence DNA segment encodes these proteins:
- the LOC130380274 gene encoding beta-galactoside alpha-2,6-sialyltransferase 2-like isoform X2: MVYIHLHQMVLEGPPQHCVLCRWLHHHQPRNPLLLSPPPTLPTQIMALHKHHFNSSFLYRNVTLVAWDPAPYSLNLSEWYENPDFDLFTSYVRWRQDRPDQPFYILHPAYLWRLWDVIQSNTQENIQPNPPSSGFIGTALHTHSARPQPIGRRTKGCRDRDCRDCRDPNPQAVKPEDAETGTVETVETPTHRP; the protein is encoded by the exons ATGGTTTATATACACCTTCATCAGATGGTGTTAGAGGGGCCACCACAGCATTGTGTTCTGTGTAGATGGCTTCATCATCACCAACCCAGAaaccctcttcttctctctccacccccgACCCTCCCCACCCAGATCATGGCCCTACACAAGCATCACTTCAACTCCAGCTTCCTGTACCGGAACGTGACCCTGGTGGCCTGGGACCCAGCGCCCTACTCCCTCAACCTGTCAGAG TGGTATGAGAACCCGGACTTCGACCTCTTCACGTCGTACGTGAGGTGGAGGCAGGACCGGCCGGACCAGCCCTTCTACATCCTCCACCCCGCCTACCTGTGGCGCCTGTGGGACGTGATCCAGTCCAACACCCAGGAGAACATCCAGCCCAACCCGCCCTCCTCCGGCTTCATCGGTAcggccctccacacacacagcgccagACCCCAACCCATAGGCCGTAGGACGAAAGGATGCAGAGACCGGGACTGTAGAGATTGTAGAGACCCCAATCCACAGGCCGTAAAACCTGAGGACGCAGAGACCGGGACTGTAGAGACCGTAGAGACCCCAACCCACCGGCCGTAG
- the LOC130380274 gene encoding beta-galactoside alpha-2,6-sialyltransferase 2-like isoform X1 yields MVYIHLHQMVLEGPPQHCVLCRWLHHHQPRNPLLLSPPPTLPTQIMALHKHHFNSSFLYRNVTLVAWDPAPYSLNLSEWYENPDFDLFTSYVRWRQDRPDQPFYILHPAYLWRLWDVIQSNTQENIQPNPPSSGFIGQALCCRSAQVEELLGGQGHSKLTPSTGHRHGFHRRPGAGGGHCVPLINRPTVIQTSNTDL; encoded by the exons ATGGTTTATATACACCTTCATCAGATGGTGTTAGAGGGGCCACCACAGCATTGTGTTCTGTGTAGATGGCTTCATCATCACCAACCCAGAaaccctcttcttctctctccacccccgACCCTCCCCACCCAGATCATGGCCCTACACAAGCATCACTTCAACTCCAGCTTCCTGTACCGGAACGTGACCCTGGTGGCCTGGGACCCAGCGCCCTACTCCCTCAACCTGTCAGAG TGGTATGAGAACCCGGACTTCGACCTCTTCACGTCGTACGTGAGGTGGAGGCAGGACCGGCCGGACCAGCCCTTCTACATCCTCCACCCCGCCTACCTGTGGCGCCTGTGGGACGTGATCCAGTCCAACACCCAGGAGAACATCCAGCCCAACCCGCCCTCCTCCGGCTTCATCG GCCAAGCACTGTGTTGTAGATCCGCTCAGGTAGAAGAACTACTAGGAGGCCAGGGTCACTCCAAGCTCACTCCAAGCACAGGTCATCGCCATGGTTTCCATAGgaggccgggggcgggggggggtcactgTGTCCCTCTCATTAACCGTCCTACAGTGATCCAGACTTCAAACACTGACCTTTAA